Sequence from the Panicum virgatum strain AP13 chromosome 5N, P.virgatum_v5, whole genome shotgun sequence genome:
GACTATACATAGGAAAATTACAGAGTTCTTCGATATAATTCCAGCCCTTACTCATAAGTTTCTGAAGCTTCCAGATGTATACCAAACACATGTCAAGATTGCGTCCGACCCTCGATATATGCCTTTCTTCCAGGTTAGTTATAGGTACTAGATACTTGGCCCAATCATAACTGCACAACACATGATTCCAACACTCATTCCttgatttaattttttttactgcAGAACTGCATTGGTGCTATAGATGGAACCTACATCCCTATCACCATTGCAGAAGAAAAGGCACCTCCTTACAGAAACAGGAAAGGAACATTATCACAAAATGTAATGTGTGCCTGTGATTTTGATCTGAAATTCACTTTCATATCATGTGGATGGGAGGGATCTGCATCTGATGCAGGAGTTCTACGGTCTGCTCGTAATAAGGGATTTAATGTGCCGGTGGGGAAGTTCTACCTTGTTGATGCTGGATATGCAAATACACCCTCATTCATTGCTCCGTATAGAGGAGTTAGATACCACCTTAGTGAGTTCAGGAGGCATAGGTCATATGCAAACTATAAAGAATTATTCAACCATCGGCATGCACAACTGCGTAATCACATTGAAAGGGCTTTTGGAGTGCTGAAAAAGCGATTTCCAATTCTGAAAGTGGGTACATTCCATCCCATTGAAAATCAAATTAaaattccagcagcagcagtagcatttCACAATATTATTAGAGGGTATAATGGGGATGAATGGTGGCTGGATCACCAACCAAACAATATCGACCCATCTGATTATGTTGAGCTACCAGAGGGTGATGATGAATACCCAAATGAAGTGGAATCAATCGATGGAAACACCCTGCGAGACCAAATTGCCCATCAGATGTGGGCTGCATACAATAATTAGTTGATCTTATGTGTGGTTCTTGTAATAATGTAATCTAGTACTATTATTTTATATGAAATGTAATGTACTCTATGTGTACTTTGTAAGACATATTATATATTGTAATAATGTAATTGGATATGTTTGTACTATGTTACTTCTGTTCCAGGGAGTGTTTAACTTCATCTTAACATCTTTGTATATGACTAATGCCATTGGATATGCTTTGGGACATGCAGCCATGTCAGGTGATGTTTCAAGGGCTGCTTGGAACTCCGCATACGAGAAAGGGCTTGTTGAAATATTACATGAGTATAAGGATAACCCAAAATATAAAGGTCAGAATGGTTGGTCATCAGAAGGGTGGAGGATTATCACTGCCAAGTTCAACGAGAGCTTTCCCATAGCTCACTTCACAAAGCAACAAattcaagaaaaggaaaaggagctTAAAGGTAACTACAAGACACTAAGAGATGCAAAAAAGGAAAGTGGTAATGGCTGGAATGAATCTTTGTGCATGATACTTGCCGAACCAAAAATCTGGGAGAAGTTAATTAAGGTAAGCTATTTGCTATATAAAATATAGTTAATGCTGCATCTATGTTACCTATATTGTCTAAGAAAATGTTGAGAACTAATTATACTTTTTATTCAATAGAACCATCCAAAAGTAGCAAAGTTTCGCAAAAAGCCATTTCCTCTCTTTTACCAATTGGAAGCACTATATGAAGGTGAAGTTCTCTCACCTAATCTGTTACTTTCAGCACTTAATTTGCTATTTGTAGAACCTAATATGATATTTTTAGCAATTATTCTATTACTCTCAGCAGCTAATATGATATGAATTATACTTTATTTGTACAGGAAGTATTGCCACAGGGAATCTTAACTTCACTTCAATTCAGCAAAAGGATCCTCTTGATGATGCTCCTATGGCTGCTCCAAGGGTTGCTCCTATGGCTGCTCCAAGGGTTGCCCCTATGGCTGCTCCAATGGTTGCTCCTATCGCTGCTCCAACTGTTGCTCCTATGGCTGCTCCTGCTGAGAGAAGTATCTCTGAACAAAGCCTCCACAGTGATCTTAGAGACTTTGGCAATAATCCGTATGTTTCAAGTTTTGATGGCCAAGGGACCTCAAGTGCACGCAATGAACAAAATGAAGCTCATTCTGCTCCAAGTGAAGGAGGAAGTGGGAGAAAGCGTAAGCAAAGTCACATTGGATCCGCTCTTGAGGATTATGTGGAGTTTAAAAAGAGTCAAACAAGCAAAACTTTGGAAGCTTTGAATGAAAAGAAAAAGCATGCTGAGGAATTTTGTTTTGAGAAGTGTGCTGATCAAGTGGATTCTATaaatgaattaacaaatgagGAGAAGTCATATGCTATAGAGCTCTTTGAATCTGATACAAACAGAGAAGTGTTCATGAAGACCAAAAATCCTGAAGTTCGTCTAATTTGGCTAAAGAGAAAAATCAGGTCTGTCTCTTTGAATATACTCAATATACTTAGTTAACTTGTCTGATCAGGTCTAACAAGAAAAACAAGTAGAGTTACTAAAGATGAATAGCTAAACTGATACATGTGCCAATTTGTGTTACCTGCAGAGTGCTCAGCGGACGTGCGATataaaatctgaagaaaaatcAGGTATGTTTGGCTTGCACTTGAAATTAGACTGCTAATATGCTTTTTTAGAGTAGAACTGAATGTGCAGTGAGCAGTCATGGACTGCATCATTGTTTCTGAGCAGTAAGAGCATTTTGGCTGCATTTGACTATGTTATGTTGTGTCCTCCATGTGTCATGGCTTCCTGTAAAGAACCTACACGTTAGTCAATTTTCTATTGTAGATGTGTTTGACACCATCTTTGATTAACAAATCTACTAGTTGAGTAGCTATTTCTAGTAGCACAAAGCTTCAAAGATGTGTGTTAGATTAATGTTATTTTGTTTGATTAATGTGATTGCCAGTACCTGCTGGAGTTGTCAGGAAGGGTGGTACAATTTTGCTACTGACAGTGGCTCATACTGTTTAAATTTGATATCTTttcact
This genomic interval carries:
- the LOC120672756 gene encoding protein ALP1-like isoform X1 — translated: MDSWEEEVRRFMLEEEEEDDELFFVLVPALQLGMYDEKEPEHTSVLTGPKYVKEVLEGHERWCKVDFRMESEIFRAIVHFLRVENLLRDTRGVMIEEQFAMFMFMLSHNASTERLKKRFQHSGETIHRKITEFFDIIPALTHKFLKLPDVYQTHVKIASDPRYMPFFQNCIGAIDGTYIPITIAEEKAPPYRNRKGTLSQNVMCACDFDLKFTFISCGWEGSASDAGVLRSARNKGFNVPVGKFYLVDAGYANTPSFIAPYRGVRYHLSEFRRHRSYANYKELFNHRHAQLRNHIERAFGVLKKRFPILKVGTFHPIENQIKIPAAAVAFHNIIRGYNGDEWWLDHQPNNIDPSDYVELPEGDDEYPNEVESIDGNTLRDQIAHQMWAAYNN
- the LOC120672756 gene encoding uncharacterized protein LOC120672756 isoform X2; protein product: MSGDVSRAAWNSAYEKGLVEILHEYKDNPKYKGQNGWSSEGWRIITAKFNESFPIAHFTKQQIQEKEKELKGNYKTLRDAKKESGNGWNESLCMILAEPKIWEKLIKNHPKVAKFRKKPFPLFYQLEALYEGSIATGNLNFTSIQQKDPLDDAPMAAPRVAPMAAPRVAPMAAPMVAPIAAPTVAPMAAPAERSISEQSLHSDLRDFGNNPYVSSFDGQGTSSARNEQNEAHSAPSEGGSGRKRKQSHIGSALEDYVEFKKSQTSKTLEALNEKKKHAEEFCFEKCADQVDSINELTNEEKSYAIELFESDTNREVFMKTKNPEVRLIWLKRKIRVLSGRAI